GCACGTGCGAGCGGAGGAACAGGACGTCATCCTCGTGCCGGCCGCGCAGATTCTCGCCGGCACCGGGATCGGTCGCTCCTTCCAGCGCTTGCCCGGCGAGTTCACGCTTCAGGACGGGACGACGGTTTCGATCTACGAGCGTACCGGACCTGTCCGGTCGATGGCGAAGCGACGTCTGCGCGAGCGCCTGGAGCGGGATCTCTAGTGCGGGGCTACTGAACGAGGCGCTCGTATCGCCGCGCGAGGGGCGCGCCGCAGCCGAGACACATCGCGATCGGGATCGCCGAGTACGCCAGTTCCGCGTCGACCGGCACGGGAACCCCGGCGGCCCGAAGCTTTGCTGCGCTCGCCCAACCCCGGAGGAGCCCGAGATAGATCCAGTACCAGGGGTTCCACCACAGGGCCCACTGCGAACCGGTCGGGAGAAGGAATATTAGGATGGGCGCCGTGGTGATCGAGCCGGCGACCTTCTGCATCGCGAGTGCCTCGATCTTGTTGGATGCATACGCCCCGAAAAACAGGACGAACACGGGCGAGCCCATTGAAGCAGCGGCGAGGGCACCGAAGAACGCTCCCGGGTGCACGAGGGGGCGCCCGTACACGACGCGTATCTTCATGCCCTTGGAATAGTGATCCACCCGGGCGGGTCGTTCGCGGGCAGGTCGAGTTGGGCGAGCAGGTCGGCGCTCGTCTCGCACGAGCCCTGGAAGAACGAGGTGGAGAAATCGAGGTTCTCGACCGCTGTGAGCTTCCCGTACAGGTTCGGGATCTCGAACGAGACGCCGATCCGTTGGTGATAGTCGGGGCCTTGCGCAGACAAGTCTTCGCCGAAGACCTCTCCCTCCTCGGTCGAGAAGTCGAGACTGTGCGAAACTCCGCCGGAGGAACCGGGGCAGGCGCACGAGAGGCCTGCGACTCCCGCGACAATGGGGGTCCCAGCCCTACGCCAGTGGGACGAAGATGGAAACGCGCGGCTCGTCGTCGATCGCACGGCTGATGTGGCCGCGGCCGGTCGTGTCTTCGGCGAGCAGCACGTCCCCGGCGTAGAGGCGGCGTTTGGTGCCATTGCCGACCTCGATCTCGACACCGCCGCCCGAGAGCATGATCACGAACTGGCGCTGTGGGGCATTGTGCCACTGGTAGTCGTAGTCGCGCTCGGTCTGGCGAAACATCACGCTTTTGGCGGCGAGCGGCTTCGAGATCGCGCCGATGGTGCCCCGATCGATCAGGTCGATCTCGACGTCGTCGAAATGGGACTCGCCGTCTTCGCCCGTGTAGATCCGTGTGACGTTCATGGTCGCTCCTTGGTCGCCGCAGTATGACGGTTTTTTCAGCGCTCGCCCACGGAATGGGCAGATCGCGCCGCCTTTGTGCTGAATGAATCACCGGAATCCGCCGTCCGTCCGTGGCACGCGCACTGCTTTGACGGTGAGGGCGCTGCGCGCCATCGCGTGGGAGAGGAGCGACCGATGCCCAAATACATGTACGAGCGCCTTTCGGCGCAGGACAATAGTTTTCTTGTCTCCGAGCAGCCGAACGTGCCTCTGCACGTCGCGGCGGTCGGAATCTACCAGCTTGGCGATCTGGCCTCCGAGGCCGGCGGCGTCGATGTCCGGAAGTTCAAGCGGGCTCTCGAGGCGCAGCTCCACCGGATCCCGCGGTACCGGGAGAAGCTCCAGTACGTTCCGGTCGAGGGGCGTCCCGTGTGGGTCGACGACGCCCACTTCAACATCGACTATCACGTCCGCCACGCGGCGCTGCCGAAGCCGGGTGACGTCGAAGAGCTGAAGAAGCTGACAGCCCGAATCACCACGCGAGCCCTGGATCGTACTCGGCCGCTCTGGGAGATGTGGATCATCGAGGGGCTGTCTGACGATCGATTCGCAATCGTGAACAAGATCCATCACTGCATGGTCGACGGCTCGTCGGGTGCGGATGTAGCCCAGATCCTCATGTCGCCGACTCCCGAACACGAGATCGGGACTCCGCGGCCCTTCATGCCGCGACCGGCGCCGACGAGTTCAGAGCTCGCGCTCGATGCGGCAAAGCGCCTGGTCCTATCGCCCGTCGAAGTCATCGGGGGTCTAGGGGCATTTGCGCGTGGGTCGTCCGATGTCGCGGGTGAGCTCGGAGCGCGGGCGCGGGCCGTCGTCGACTTCACGAAGAACGCGCTCGCGCCGTCGTCCGATACACCGATCAACGGCCCTCTCGGCCCGCACCGTCGAATCGATTGGCTGAGCCTGCCACTCGACGACGTGAAGGCCGTTCGCCGTGCGCTCGGGTGTACTGTGAACGACGTGGTGCTGGCGACCGTTACGGGAGCGGTCCGGCAGTACCTGCTTCGTCGCGGCGTCTCTCCCGCCGGCATGGACTTCCGGATTTCGGCGCCGGTGAGCGTGCGTCGCGACGACGAGCAGGGTCGGCTCGGCAATCGCGTTTCGGCGTGGATCCTTCGTCTCCCGATCGGCGAGAGCGATCCGCTCGAGTGGGTTCGCCAGGTTAGCCAGGAAACTCGTGACCTGAAGGATTCGCGTCAGGCGCTAGCATTCGACCTGATGATGAAAGCCGCCGAGTACGCTCCGTCGTCCGTCCTGGCCCTCGGCTCTCGCCTCGCATCGGGACCGATCAACATGATCGTCACGAACGTGCCCGGCCCCCAGTTCCCCCTCTACATTCTGGGGGCGCGGCTTCTGGAGATGCACCCGCTGGTGCCGCTACTCGACGGCACCGGCCTCGGGATCGCGCTCTTCAGCTACGATGGCATGCTTCACGTCGGCCTGAACGCGGACTACGAGATGATCCCGGACCTGAGCGCTTTCATGGCCTTCTTCGCACAGTCGTTCATGACTCTCTTCGATGCGGCAGGGCTGGGTGCGCCCGCGGAGTCCGAGCAGCCCGTCGACGCCGCGGCGTCGACGCTCGCGAAGACCGCGTAGTCTTCTTGGGTGGCGAGTTCGACGAATCGGGCATCGTCCCTCGATGAGAGTTTTGTGGGGCGCCCTCGCGTAGGGACTCGCACGGCTGCGTCGAGATCTGATACGTCGGCACTCGATGGCCGACCAACAGGAGCTGGTCGATCGCGCGGTCGCGTTGGAGTCCCTTGCCAAGGAGGCGGCGTCCGAGGGCGGAGGCCGGTTTGTATCGGCTGGCGGTGCCGGAGGCGCTCGGAGGTTTAGAGGCGAGCCCGGCGATGCAGATTCGCGCGATCGAGGCGATCTCGCAGGGCGATGGGGCGGCGGGGTGGAACCTCATGATCGGAATCGAGACGACGAGTCTCGTCTCATTCGCGCCGGACTGCGTGGTGGAGGTCTCCACCGATCCCACCGCGATTCTCTGCGGGTCGACCGCGGCCGTCGGCCAGGCGACGATCGAGGAAGGAGGCGTTCGGGTGACCGGCCGGGCTTGCAGGTTCTGGACGACGAACGTCTCGGGGCCGCTCGGAGAATCCGGACTGGTTCACGGCTCGCGTACAACAAGACCGGTGTCGCGTTGGGAAGCGCGCCCGTCTGGAGATCGCGTGCAGTCACGCCGTGGCTGCGTTGGCCCGTGCCGTTGCGGAGGTGCATCGAGCCGCAGGGACGGATACGAACCGTGCGGGCTCGGTTCTCGACCGATGTCAGCGGGACGTTCTGGTGGTGGGCCAGCACTTGACCGTCGCGCAGCCGCTAATCGAAGATGCGGCGCGGATGCTCTTCGGCTTGGAGCCGACTTCGTTCGTTCTCGCGACCTGAGCGCCCGGGGGTTGCCCGCCGGCGAGAGGGGTGAGAGTACGCAGGCATGGGTGATTCGCGCGCAGCGCTCGTCATTGGTGCGGGTCCTGGTCTCGGCGCGTCGATTTGTCGCCGTTTCGGCCGCGAGGGGTTCACGATCTGTGGGGTCCGTCGTCGCCACGCCGATGAGCTCGACGATCTGTGCCGAGAGATCGGAGATGCGGGCGGCGAGGCGCACGGCTTCACGACCGACATGCGCAACGAAGAAGAGGTCGTCGCGCTCTTCGACAAAATCGAAAAGGACATCGGCCCCCTCAGGGTCGTCGTGTTCAACCCCGGGGCGAACGTCAGCTTCTCGATCGAGGAGACGACCACGCGCGTGTTCACGAAGGTCTGGGAGATGGCCTGCTTCGCGGGCTTCCTCGTCGGCCGCGAGGCCGCGCGTCGCATGTTGCCGCGCGCCGAAGGGACGATTCTCTTCACCGGAGCGACCGCGAGTGTGCGCGGCGGCGCCGGCTTCTCCGCCTTTGCCAGCGCGAAAGCGGGGCTCCGTTCCGTCGCGCAGAGCATG
This DNA window, taken from Candidatus Binatia bacterium, encodes the following:
- a CDS encoding wax ester/triacylglycerol synthase family O-acyltransferase; this encodes MPKYMYERLSAQDNSFLVSEQPNVPLHVAAVGIYQLGDLASEAGGVDVRKFKRALEAQLHRIPRYREKLQYVPVEGRPVWVDDAHFNIDYHVRHAALPKPGDVEELKKLTARITTRALDRTRPLWEMWIIEGLSDDRFAIVNKIHHCMVDGSSGADVAQILMSPTPEHEIGTPRPFMPRPAPTSSELALDAAKRLVLSPVEVIGGLGAFARGSSDVAGELGARARAVVDFTKNALAPSSDTPINGPLGPHRRIDWLSLPLDDVKAVRRALGCTVNDVVLATVTGAVRQYLLRRGVSPAGMDFRISAPVSVRRDDEQGRLGNRVSAWILRLPIGESDPLEWVRQVSQETRDLKDSRQALAFDLMMKAAEYAPSSVLALGSRLASGPINMIVTNVPGPQFPLYILGARLLEMHPLVPLLDGTGLGIALFSYDGMLHVGLNADYEMIPDLSAFMAFFAQSFMTLFDAAGLGAPAESEQPVDAAASTLAKTA
- a CDS encoding SDR family oxidoreductase; this translates as MGDSRAALVIGAGPGLGASICRRFGREGFTICGVRRRHADELDDLCREIGDAGGEAHGFTTDMRNEEEVVALFDKIEKDIGPLRVVVFNPGANVSFSIEETTTRVFTKVWEMACFAGFLVGREAARRMLPRAEGTILFTGATASVRGGAGFSAFASAKAGLRSVAQSMARELGPKGIHVGHVVIDGGIDGAFIREMMGDRLKEMPPDAILDPEDIAETYWALHAQRRSAWTFEADVRPWTERW